A window of the Salmo trutta chromosome 25, fSalTru1.1, whole genome shotgun sequence genome harbors these coding sequences:
- the LOC115162358 gene encoding sushi domain-containing protein 6 — protein MCNGMLESTSKALGLPTSADKQSLSLLLFLTVLSTGQGSGCVRPFMVQNSLVNLTETNRGSFPVGTVLQYSCDPGYLADGPSIITCTPLNRWTSDPPRCIRSDVCLPPFEPENGGYTCHPSPCHRLNHHTVIEYFCDEGYILKGDYKYLTCQDGEWDSPMQISCVNQGCVRPFMVQHGSVNLTETNRGSFPVGTVLQYSCDPGFLENGPSIITCAPLGCWTSDPPRCIRSDVCLPPFEPENGGYTCHPSPCHRLNHHTVIEYFCDEGYILKGDYKYLTCQDGEWDGPMQISCLLDQDRDPTPVFGIPTLSIVASTAISVALILLLVVLFVLLQPKLKSFNHSRREQGVSGQPVSIMVEGVQVALPSYEEAVCGEGALSLSSESRVQIVLSEGQQAAGMTEPLIAQARPSTLPQLSEMAVVHPVPPSFASSSSRSSSSCWGLEQAAAAAVPSPSQRRDSTCSEQHSLSLNSKMDYSDDMPLLKEA, from the exons ATGTGCAATGGAATGTTAGAGTCCACGTCAAAAGCCCTTGGGCTGCCCACCTCAGCAGACAAGCAGTCACTTTCTCTGTTGCTCTTCCTGACTGTGCTATCCACTGGACAAGGGTCAG GATGTGTGAGGCCGTTCATGGTGCAGAACAGCCTGGTCAACCTGACAGAGACCAACAGGGGTTCCTTCCCTGTGGGCACAGTGCTCCAGTACAGCTGTGACCCAGGCTATCTGGCTGATGGGCCCAGCATCATCACCTGCACCCCTCTTAACCGCTGGACCTCAGACCCACCCCGCTGTATACGCAGTGATG TGTGTCTGCCTCCATTTGAGCCAGAGAATGGGGGCTACACCTGCCACCCGTCCCCCTGCCATAGACTAAACCATCACACTGTGATCGAGTACTTCTGTGACGAAGGCTACATCCTGAAGGGAGACTATAAATACCTGACCTGTCAGGACGGGGAGTGGGACAGCCCCATGCAGATTAGCTGTGTCAACCAAGGATGTGTGAGGCCGTTCATGGTCCAGCATGGGTCAGTCAACCTGACAGAGACCAACAGAGGTTCCTTCCCTGTGGGCACGGTGCTCCAGTACAGCTGTGACCCAGGCTTCCTGGAGAACGGGCCCAGCATCATCACCTGCGCCCCCCTGGGCTGCTGGACCTCAGACCCACCCCGCTGCATACGCAGTGATG TGTGTCTGCCTCCATTTGAGCCAGAGAATGGGGGCTACACCTGCCACCCGTCCCCCTGCCATAGACTAAACCACCACACTGTAATCGAGTACTTCTGTGATGAAGGCTACATCCTGAAGGGAGACTATAAATACCTGACCTGTCAGGATGGGGAGTGGGACGGCCCCATGCAGATTAGCTGTCTCCTGGACCAAG ACAGAGACCCTACCCCTGTGTTTGGCATACCCACCTTATCCATTGTGGCCTCCACTGCCATCTCTGTAGCCCTCATCCTGCTGCTGGTGGTCCTGTTTGTCCTGCTGCAGCCTAAACTCAAGTCCTTCAACCACAGCCG CCGTGAGCAGGGGGTGTCAGGCCAGCCCGTGTCCATCATGGTGGAGGGGGTACAGGTGGCCCTGCCTTCCTATGAGGAGGCGGTGTGTGGCGAAGGGGCTCTGAGTCTCAGCTCTGAGTCCCGGGTCCAGATAGTACTGTCAGAGGGCCAGCAAGCTGCAGGGATGACAGAACCTCTCATTGCCCAGGCCAGGCCCTCCACCCTCCCCCAGCTCTCAGAGATGGCAGTGGTTCACCCAGTACCACCATCCTTCGCCTCTTCCTCCTCTCGCTCATCCTCCTCCTGCTGGGGCCTGGagcaggctgctgctgctgcagtgcCTTCACCCTCACAGCGGAGGGACTCCACATGCAGTGAGCAGCACAGCCTGTCCCTCAACTCTAAGATGGACTACTCTGACG ATATGCCTTTGTTAAAGGAGGCCTGA
- the LOC115162360 gene encoding piggyBac transposable element-derived protein 4: MSKLKSFRVFLNERLTVAAVEIFGAAEKTVVEYQEENDRLRRLLRITPEIKLYRIDLQLSLAVSEEEVPSEQQHCEQEWSPSHGQQDPDPTQIKEEQEEVRTSQEEEQLKGLFDTKDSIFTPCVKSELDQEDPLHKAVLAEYPTLSPLKMSKLESFRVFLNERLKASAAVEIFRAFEKMIAEYLEENNRLRRLLRITPEIKLCRIDSLKLSLAVSEEEVPPEQQCCEQEWIPSLQQEDPEPTQIKKEQEELGTNQEKAQLQVLFDAEDPIFPPPCVKSECDQGDPLQCLTLPQTQTVENRERDTKSVDLTPFVTVTHIKDFKIPCDPPDYQNNASSHSSAENDDPVGLDSSPELHPSPLLDPNLSMGEHYSKLSNMSRKTHRCRDCGKKFALKPDLQNHFTLAKKRLSECQFCKKRYNSTCELKTHVRLCQGGKPCTCPVCGKTFKETTFLSRHMRIHTGEKPFSCVDCGKSVSLKQLTNVEIMEIFVNSDNESEYETEESDSDSDCKELPPNLMAIENPESEDPLTTDKVPGPSEDAGGDGGRPTVGEVLEVCGSWKATSHFTPHGLAVGFDESQSGVKSPLPSPSAAECFKLFLTEKLVGDIVEETNRYALELQEKREPGVRGKLAKWVTTTISEMYTFLVTVLLMGIVKKNSLREYWSTDPMFATPFFATLFSQDRFLVLLRCLHFVNNATANLNDPLHKIRNVLTSLTSAFGQVFMPYKDLCIDEYLMLWKGRLAFRQYIPSKRHRFGVKFFFLCDVKTGFVQDIIVYTGSTTDVQHYEGLGVSGSVVMTMLAPHLGRGHTLYVDNWYSSPTLFQHLFSNSTGACGTVQSNRKGMPSFGSRKMQRGEVEFKENGQQLAVKWHDKRDVHVLSTVHTATMSATGKVDHLTGERKIKPDCVLDYNRKMGAVNKADMINRFVACAWKTTKWYKKIFFHLIDTAVLNGHIVHRQLSGEVITYQKYRENLMRELLEEHHTPRRPPSGGRPAADNPLRLNARHFPSKVPQTAAQGSRTRRHCKVCLSSTRRRKQRKLTKYMCVPCDIPLCVAPCFGEYHTLKHY, translated from the exons ATGTCTAAACTAAAGTCGTTTCGTGTATTTTTAAATGAGCGTTTAACGGTGGCTGCTGTGGAGATATTCGGGGCAGCTGAGAAAACGGTAGTGGAGTACCAGGAGGAGAATGATCGTCTACGGAGACTGCTGCGGATCACACCGGAGATAAAACTATATAGAATAG aCCTGcagctctctcttgctgtctctgaagaggaggttccctctgagcagcagcactgtgagcaggagtggagccccagtcATGGGCAGCAGGATCCAGATCCcacacagattaaagaggaacaggaggaagtccggaccagtcaggaggaagagcagcttaaAGGGCTCTTTGATACGAAAGATTCCATATTCACTCCTTGTGTGAAAAGCGAACTTGATCAGGAGGACCCACTTCACAAAGCCGTACTAGCTGAATACCCAACTCTCAGTCCACTGAAAATGTCTAAACTAGAGTCATTTCGTGTGTTTTTAAATGAGCGTTTAAAGGCATCTGCTGCTGTGGAGATTTTCAGGGCATTTGAGAAAATGATAGCGGAGTACCTGGAGGAGAATAATCGTCTACGGAGACTTCTGCGAATCACACCGGAGATAAAACTATGTAGAATAG aCTCCCTGaagctctctcttgctgtctctgaagaggaggttCCCCCTGAGCAGCAGTGCTGTGAGCAGGAGTGGATCCCCAGTCTGCAGCAGGAGGACCCAGAGCCCACACAGATTAAAAAGGAACAGGAGGAACTGGGGACCAATCAGGAAAAAGCGCAGCTTCAAGTGCTCTTTGATGCCGAAGACCCCATATTCCCTCCTCCCTGTGTGaaaagtgaatgtgatcaggGGGATCCACTTCAGTGCTTGACTCTTCCCCAAACCCAGActgtggagaacagagagagagacactaaatCAGTGGATCTCACACCTTTTGTAACCGTGACTCACATAAAGGATTTCAAAATTCCCTGTGACCCTCCAGATTATCAAAACAATGCCTCCAGCCACAGCTCAGCCGAAAACGACGACCCAGTAGGACTTGACAGCAGCCCAGAATTGCATCCTAGCCCACTATTGGATCCAAACCTATCAATGGGGGAACATTATTCCAAACTTAGCAACATGTCTAGAAAAACTCACCGCTGCCGTGACTGTGGTAAAAAGTTTGCTCTGAAACCTGACTTGCAGAATCATTTTACTCTCGCCAAGAAGAGACTCAGCGAATGTCAGTTTTGCAAAAAACGCTACAACTCCACTTGTGAACTGAAGACCCATGTCCGACTCTGTCAAGGTGGCAAACCCTGCACCTGCCCTGTTTGTGGCAAGACCTTCAAAGAAACAACATTTCTGTCCAGGCACATGAGGATTCACaccggagagaaaccatttagctgtgttgACTGCGGTAAAAGCGTCAGTCTCAAGCAACTCACAAATGTGGAAATTATGGAGATTTTTGtcaattctgacaatgagtctgagtatgaaacggaggaatcagattctgacagtgactgTAAGGAGCTGCCGCCAAACCTCATggccattgagaaccctgaatctgaaGACCCCTTGACCACCGACAAAGTCCCAGGTCCCtctgaagatgctggtggtgatggaggcagaccaaCAGTGGGTGAAGTACTGGAGGTCTGCGGTAGCTGGAAGGCcaccagccatttcacccctcaTGGCCTTGCTGTTggctttgatgagtcccagtctggagtaaAAAGCCCCTTGCCAtctccctctgcagcagagtgcTTCAAGCTGTTTCTGACAGAGaagctggtgggagacatagtggaggagactaatcgctatgccttggagctacaggagaagagagagccaggagtgagggggaagctcgctaaatgggtgacaaccacaattagtgaaatgtataccttcctggtgacagtccttctcatgggaATAGTGAAGAAGAACTCTCTAAGGGAATACTGGAGCACggatcctatgtttgcaactccaTTCTTTGCCACTCTCTTTTCCCAAGATCGCTTCCTAGTCCTGCTGCGATGCCTGCATTTTgtcaacaatgctactgccaaCCTAAATGACCCCTTacacaaaataagaaatgttcttACCAGCCTGACATCAGCATTCGGTCAGGTCTTTATGCCATACAAGGACTTGTGCATTGACGAGTACTTGATGTTGTGGAAGGGTAGGCTGGCGTTCCGTCAATACATTCCCTCCAAAAGGCACAGGTTTGGGGTGAAGTTCTTTTTTTTGTGCGACGTGAAGACAGGATTTGTCCAGGACATTATAGTTTACACAGGGTCCACCACTGACGTCCAACATTATGAGGGGCTTGGGGTGTCCGGGTCCGTGGTGATGACCATGCTGGCTCCTCATCTCGGGAGGGGCCACACTTTGTATGTGGACAATTGGTACAGCAGTCCCACACTCTTCCAGCATCTGTTCTCCAACAGCACAGGGGCCTGTGGCACAGTCCAATCAAACAGGAAGGGGATGCCGTCATTTGGAAGCAGGAAGATgcagaggggggaggtagagttcaaggagaacggtcaacagctggcagtaaagtggcatgacaaacgagacGTACATGTtctctccactgtccatacagcaaccatgtcggccacagggaaggtTGACCACCTGACGGGAGAGCGGAAGATCAAACCTGACtgtgtgcttgactataaccGCAAAATGGGGGCAGTGAATAAGGCAGACATGATAAACCGCTTTGTGGCATGCGCCTGGAAAACCACCAAGTGGTATAAGAAGATATTTTTCCATCTGATCGACACTGCTGTCCTCAATGGCCACATAGTTCACCGCCAGCTATCAG GTGAGGTGATTACCTaccaaaagtacagagagaacctcatgAGAGAGCTGCTGGAGGAGCACCACACCCCTCGGCGCCCACCCTCTGGGGGCCGTCCTGCTGCAGACAATCCCTTACGCCTCAATGCACGGCATTTTCCCTCAAAAGTCCCTCAAACTGCTGCACAAGGTAGTCGCACACGGAGGCACTGCAAAGTCTGCCTTTCCAGCACcaggagaaggaagcagaggaagTTGACAAAGTACATGTGTGTACCTTGTGACATACCCCTGTGTGTTGCACCTTGCTTTGGGGAGTACCATACGCTCAAGCACTATTGA